DNA from Daucus carota subsp. sativus chromosome 1, DH1 v3.0, whole genome shotgun sequence:
caagGAGTaacatttaaaagtaaaaatgttttaaaataaaaccatataccttttttttttgctaaataaattttcagtttttgtGTGTGGTTACAAATAGCTGGTGAATATCTTCAAAATCATTTTTCTAAatctaattagttaaaaaatagataataaaaaaaattataattttaatattaaactaaCAAACTTGGATAACTGTTAGAAGAGAACCTAAATTTGGATTACCGCTCCGTTTGGCATTAAATCGGCAACTGGCTGCATAAAAAATGTAGCGATACTTGAATTGCATGATTTCAGGGGACATGTAAATGTCTGGGACATGCTGGCTGTAACGACTATGCTGGTAAACCCCCAGTTCGCCAGTGATATATATCctgtacatgtatatatataatatcgtGCATGTAAAACCTTGAGCAGATGAATTTTTATTCGGAGCTAAAATTAAATACGAGGGGGGTCAAAATTATATGAGTCAATCGGGATTATGTCATGCATTTACATCatgtataatttttgtttcGGGACATAACATAAGCTGAACGAATAGTGTGCATTCATGTTTAGTACTTTTAAAACGAgtacttaaaattttgaattgaaaataaaattttaacttgtaTCCATTGTTAGTATATTTGGTGACATGGTGGTGTAAACTACAAACGCTAAAAATGTAATCTAGATGAATACTTGTAGACCAACTTATTGAATATTAATCTTGGATTATAAATTTGGTTTTGTCCATGATCAAGTGCCAAGCaccaaaatatatgaatttaatgTATTTTGATCAGTGTGGTTGTTGTGAGTGCAGCGGTCTAGCATTATTAAACACTATAGACAGATACTGTATTTCATTTGTTATCAATTTCTGTGTTTATTGTGTGTTCACGGtcatatcataaaaaaaacCTATAAACATTTATGTTGGTGATGTAAACCACAAATGATAAACATGCAATCGAGATGATTACCTGTAGACCAACTTATTACAAATCCAAATTCAGCCGTTAACATCAACGGCCTGAGGCCGAGGTTTATACtacaaaacaagaaaagaaaaatgaatGCGTAGAATGCCTAAACTTGAAGGGTGTTTTCCAATACAGACCATGACAGACCCTTGAAAATCTTAGCCTGAAGGTCAAGTTATTAGACGCTTAGAAGtttcaaaatcaattttatccCATTGCTCtatccatatatataaataggcaTTCAAACCAAACAACATTCTATCTATCACCTCTCTAACTTTGTTTCTTCTCTTATTGCAAGCAATGGCTTCTACACAAAACTCTGGTGACAACTTCCCCTACTTCCCTCCTTATTTTCCCCACTCTCCACCCAAAATTACACCCTCCCACAACTCTCCAACCCCTCACAATAAGCCCATTGTGACACCACCACCCAAGTTCCCCGCTCCGCGACATCCACCAACTCCAGCAGCAAAACCACCAAAACACTCACCCCCCTCTCCAacacccccacccccacccaaGTTCCCAGCTCCGGCTCCCCCACCGCGACATCCACCAACTCCAGCAGCAAAACCACCCAAACACTCAACTCCACCACCCCCCTCACCCTCTGTAATCCCACCTCCGCGTCCAACCTATCCCCCACCGCCACCATTTCATCCTATCCACCCACCACCCCCACCCCATATCGTTCCTCCTCCACCACCACCCGGACATCATTCACACACTGTCATAATTGTCATCTTTGTCTCCCTCGGAGGCATCTTTTTTCTTGCCTTTCTTTCAGTTGCTTTGTGCTGCTTCctcaagaaaaagaagaaaacagTTCAAGAGACtgataatttgaaaattgatcAACACCTGAAAATCAAAGAAGCTATAATACCAGGTCCACATGGTCCACAGACTGTTATACTCTCCGTCGAGGACGACATTCATATTCAAGAAGACATCAGAAAAAATGAAACTAGTGTGGGTCAAGGACATTCACATATAAAATCTGCAGCACATCATCCTCAGCTTCTTAACCTGGAACCATCCACTTCTGGTAGCTCTCCTCATCACCAGCTTGACCAGAAGACTGCTTAAGATAGTAAACTCTTCTAGTCTTCTGAGCAAAACTTCTAAATGTAATATACAGGGCACCTACTGCACTTGTCACAAGTCTACTCTTCAAATGTAAACTGCAATCTTCATATTATTTTCTATGTTACTGAACAGTTCTGATATCTAATAAGCCAATACACCCTCTTTTCATATTACATGTCCACTATTTAGGACAAAAAAGTGTTTCAGATTAGTTGTCTATTTCCATTTTCAAtgaaaaaatttgtattttcaGGATGAGGTTTATACCACATcttattatgttatatttcctagatcaattaTCTCCCACATATTATACTTGGTCAatgcaataaatataataagggaatgcaataaatataataagggattttctatggtgtgcccaagggcacacaatagtccctaactccaataaaaatagctctttttgattggtggatgaataataaatgataatCAATGGCCCccgcattcacatcaactccacc
Protein-coding regions in this window:
- the LOC108197678 gene encoding protein TRACHEARY ELEMENT DIFFERENTIATION-RELATED 7; this translates as MASTQNSGDNFPYFPPYFPHSPPKITPSHNSPTPHNKPIVTPPPKFPAPRHPPTPAAKPPKHSPPSPTPPPPPKFPAPAPPPRHPPTPAAKPPKHSTPPPPSPSVIPPPRPTYPPPPPFHPIHPPPPPHIVPPPPPPGHHSHTVIIVIFVSLGGIFFLAFLSVALCCFLKKKKKTVQETDNLKIDQHLKIKEAIIPGPHGPQTVILSVEDDIHIQEDIRKNETSVGQGHSHIKSAAHHPQLLNLEPSTSGSSPHHQLDQKTA